The DNA segment GGGAGTGCTTCATTATTAGCACTTGTTGTGCCTTCACGAGCAAACAATACCTCCGGATTGCTTGTATCAAACCACATTTGCTTATAATTTTCTGTTGCATCAGAATACTTATTGTATAGAGAGTAGCCATTAGATACCGCTAGGTCTATACAGGCACTGGCAGCATCAGCAGCTAGGCGCCAACGATTTGATTTGGGGGATGTATATCCAATCAATTCATTCTTAACTCCTACATTCATGAGGTCACTTGCAGCATAAAGCAGTACTCTTGATTTTAGAGCCAGAGCAGCAACGTTTGTTGCTCTTCCATTGTCATTACCACTATATTTTGCAGGTAGTTCTTTTGCAGCAGAGTCTAGTTGGGCAGTAAGGAAATTTACACATTCTTCGTAAGAATTCCTTTTTTGTGCAAGAATCACGTCACGGTCATCTATTGTGAAGCTATGGGTTATAATAGGCATAGCACCCCATCGGCGCATAAGGTCAAAATACATAAGGCAACGGATAAATCTTACCTCACCTTTATATCTTGTACGTTGAGATTCTACTGTAAATGGTACGGAACCAATATTCTCAAAGAAAATATTGCAGTTAGCTATATTTGTCCAAACAGTAGACCATGATCTGTTGTCCCAACCCCACCATGCTCCATTAGATCTACCAAGATCTGATGAGTTTACATACCCAAGGTTGATTGGGTTGCAGCCTCTGTCCCATGTTAGTTGAGTCTCGTCAACAACAGAACTCTCCCAACTTTCAGTCCAGCCTTGACTAACTTGATTGTAACGTGCATTTACGAAAGTCTCAACGAGTTGAGGGTCACTCCATATATCTTTATCTGAAATTTCAGTCAATGAACTTTTATTCAAGATGTCGCTACAAGATGTTAGTGCCATCAAAAGGGCTATAAATAAATATGCCTTTTTAGTATTTAAATAAGATTTTTTCATGTTTTCACGATTATATTAGAATGTTAGATCTAAACGGAAATTAATGACCTTTGACTGTGGCGTAACCCATGCAGCCCATCCCTGACTGTTATCAGTGATTTCAGGATCATTATTTTTCAGACCGGTAATAGTAAAAAGATTATAGCCTGTAACAGCAAGAGTTATATTCTCAACGCCAATCTTTTGTACCATTTTCTTTGGTAAAGTATATGCTAAGTCCAGGCTCTTGAGTCTAAGATAAGATGCATTGTCAAGCCAGAATGTATTACGGTAGTCGCCGGCACCGGACGGTGTGGAATCACGGTTATAGACCTTTGGATATTTGGAGTTCGGATTATTGGCAGTCCAACGATTATCAAAGAAATCTTTTGTGAAATTACCTATAATACCTGCTTCCATAAAGGTATATTGCCATACTTGAGCTGCACCCTGGAAAAGAGCTTGCAAACTCCAGTTCTTATATTGTACACCCAGATTTATACCGAACATCATACGTGGTATGTTTGGCTTATCCTGCCTTACTTTATCTTTAGCGTCTATCACTTTGTCATTATTAACATCACGGAAACGGAGATCACCAACTGTTGCATTACTTACGTGAGGGTAAGCAGCGAGTTCTTCTTTAGTACGGAAAATGCCATCAGCTTGATACATAAGATACATACTTCCGTCTGTTCCTATGCTATTGCCCGTGCGGCGCTGCCATGCTAGAGTGGTAGAAGGTTCATCAATAAAGTCTATACGGCTCTTTGCATAAGAGAAGTTTCCACTTGCTCTTAACGACCAGTCTGAATTTATTCTCTTGTTCCATCCTAGAGAAATTTCGAAACCTCTGGAAGAGCATTTACCAATATTTTCATCAGGAAGTTTTAAACCGGCATATTCTGGTATGGCGGCATTGCGGGTTGCCAGAATATTGTTTCGCTTTGTATAGAACCAATCAAACTCGAAGTTAAAGTCTCTCAGGAATTTAGCCTCTAGACCTACGTCATATGTATCTGCGACCTCCCATGTAATATTAGGGTTGGCTGTACGGTTCAACCATACACCTGTCTGAGCGGAACCATTTAGAATTGCCGGATTAGAGAATGTATATGCTGTAATATACTGGAATTTATCCACATTGTCGTTGCCCATCTCACCCCAAGATGCACGAATCTTTAAATAGTCTATTGCTTTAATGTGCTCTTTCCAGAAGTTTTCTTCACTTACTCGCCATCCAAGAGATACTCCGGGGAAGAAACCGAATCTATTGCCTTTAGGGAAATTTTCTGAACCGTCATAACGCCAGTTGAACTCGAATAGATATTTATTATTATAATCGTAATCTACACGTCCAAAATAATTCTGTCTTGCAGCTTCATTTGCTGTACCTGTATTACTTTGTGTCTTCTTATCACCTGCAAATAACTGGTCTATCTGTGTGGATACAAAATTTTCGCGGTAACCTTGTAAGTAATCAGACCTATAAGTGTATTGTTCGTAAGCAACAAAAGCACTTATATTATGTACATTTGCAATAGTTGTCTTATAGTTGATACGAGCATTGAATGTAATGCCTGTATTATAAGACATATTTTCATCTAGACTGGCATTGGTCGGACCATAAGCTGTTGGTGTGTAATTGCCATTACCATCCGAACCATATAGATAAAACTTTTTCTTGAAGTTTCTGTAGAATGTATTTGCCCTGTCAAGATAAAGACCTGCATCAAAAGATAGTCCTTTAACTATATATGGTGTCTCAAGATGAAGAGTTACATCTGCATTCAGATATGTTGACCTATTCTTCTGATAACCTCCTATATCAGTAACACCCGTCAGGGGTTGGAAACTATCCTGAGCTGCATTTATAGTAGGGTAGTCTGTACCGGGATAAACTAGGTTTACACATGGATCATATTTTATAAGATAACGCCAAATATCCTCAGATCCGGTAATCGGACTATTGCGGTCTTCCTGTCTTGCTGATAAATTAATTCCAATCTTTACGTTTTTATTAGGTGTTATATCTAAATTTGAGCGAAGATTATATTGATTGTAGTTACTTGCAGAGTTCTTATAGTAGTTATCTTGATATTGGTAACCTCCTGATGCATAAAAACTCAGGGTCTTATTGCTGCCATTAATTGAGAAATTATGTTGTGTCTGTAAAGCAGGCCTGATCATTTTTTTCCATATATCTATATTTGGGTAGTTAGGGTCTGTACCATCTTTATATTTCTGAATCTGCTCGTCTGTATATTCTGCCACACCTGATTGTCCGGGAACTGTAGTCCTAATTTCGTTTCTTAGTGTTGCATACTGCCATGAGTCGCACATTTCAGGCAAAATAGTCGGGGTACTAAAGCCTACATTACCTGTGTAATGGAAAGATATTTTGCCGCCACTCTGCCCACGTTTTGTAGTAACAAGAATAACGCCATTAGCTGCTCTTGAACCGTATATCGCAGCCGAAGCATCTTTTAGAACTGATATACTTTCTATATCATTAGGGTCTATACGTGAAAATCCACCGGCCCTATCTGCAACACCATCTACAACTACAAGAGGAGAAGAGTCTCCTGTCGTACTCACACCACGGATAAGCAATCCGGCGTCATCATAACCGGGTTCTCCATTTCTTGTGTATGCAATAAGGCCCGGCATACGCCCGGCAAGAGTGTTAGAAACACTCGTAGTAGGTATCTGAGCGAGTTCTTTACCTGCGGTAGATACGATAGCACCTGTAACAGAAGATTTCTTCTGAACGCCATATCCTACAACAACGACCTCTTCGAGCGACTTATCGTTTTCGTGCATTGCAATAGATAGTTTGGATACGTTGGCTGCATTATATTCTCTAGTGGAATATCCTATGTAAGATATAGCTATTTTACTATTGCTTTTTACTTCAATAGAGAAGTTTCCATCTAGGTCTGTCACAGTACCATTTGATGTTCCTCTCTCAATGATTGAAGCTCCAATTATAGGTTCGCCTTGAGAGTCAACTACATGCCCTGTTATTTTTTTCTTTCCGGTGGCTTTGGGCTGTGTAGTATTACTATTGCCAACCTTTGCTACTGTTACTATAACATGGCGATCTTGTATTTCATAACCAAGGCCTTGGGGCGACAACATCTCATCCAAAAGAGAAGATAATTTTACAGTCTTTGAGTTAATATAAACTCTTTCACCTGTATTTAATGCGTTCTGACTGTAATCGACAGATAAACCCGTCTGCTTCTGTATAGCTTTAATTACTGAACTTACAGTCATTTGTGAGCCTGATAATTTTATTATCTGATTCTGTGCATGAACACAAAGGCTCGCATTCATGATAATTAATGTTAAGAAAACATATTTACCTTTACTAATTGATTTGTAAAGGTGGTAATAAAAGTTTTTTTTCATACTTTCGTATTAGATTAAACTGTATATAATTAATTTATTTCGTGTTATTTATAGATTTAAATTAGATTATTCGGTTTCGGATGCTGGATTATGCTTGTTTTCCCACGGCTTGTCTGGCATCCTTTTTATTGCGGTGCTCCTCCTTTTCTATATAGTTTTACTGTTCTGCCTTCTTTCTTATATGAAAGATTTCCAGAGACGTCTGATAAGATGTGCAAGACCTTATCCAGCTTCTCATAAGACTTAAAGTTCATTGAATATTTTATATTGAGATTGACTCCCGGTGATACTATAAATTTGACATCATAATGACGTTCCATTAGATATATTATAGAAGCCAAATCGGCATCATTGAAGTTTAAATCACCAGATGTCCATACACAATTTTCTCTTGTGTCAACATCTGATAATGATATTCTGCCTGTTCTACGATTATAAACAGCCTCCATATTTGGAGTCATAACAACACTGTTGCCTCTTACACAGTCAGAATATAGCTGAACTCTACCCTCGACTAGAGTAGTTGTGACATTGTCTGCATCAGGATAAGCCTTCACATTGAATTTCGTACCTAATACTTTTATTCTCATATCACCATTATGCACTATAAAGGGATGTGATCTATCTTTTGCTACAGAGAAAAATGCTTCACCATATAGAATGACATCTCGTTCTTTTCTGCCAAATGATTTTGGATATACTAATGTAGAACCTGAGTTTAACTTTACATGCGTTCCATCCGAAAGGGTTATATCCTTAATATCACCATTTGAGACATAGCATTCTGTCATGGCTGTCTGATTATAATAATAATCGCCCGAATATTTCCATACCCCCAAACCGATTATAATAGGTAGGGCTATGACGGCAGCATACCGCATAATCTTTAGTATCAAGTTGCGTGTATGGTCTACATCGTCAATTTCATTATGAATTCTTTCGAGCACCTGCATTGTAGTATTGTCAAAATCTGATGGAGTCTCATTCCATATTTTTTCGAAAGCAGCGTCTTTTGCCTCCCTGTCTGAATTGTCAGTCATCCAGCATTCAACATCACGCTTATATTTTTGCGGTAT comes from the Xylanibacter oryzae DSM 17970 genome and includes:
- a CDS encoding RagB/SusD family nutrient uptake outer membrane protein is translated as MALTSCSDILNKSSLTEISDKDIWSDPQLVETFVNARYNQVSQGWTESWESSVVDETQLTWDRGCNPINLGYVNSSDLGRSNGAWWGWDNRSWSTVWTNIANCNIFFENIGSVPFTVESQRTRYKGEVRFIRCLMYFDLMRRWGAMPIITHSFTIDDRDVILAQKRNSYEECVNFLTAQLDSAAKELPAKYSGNDNGRATNVAALALKSRVLLYAASDLMNVGVKNELIGYTSPKSNRWRLAADAASACIDLAVSNGYSLYNKYSDATENYKQMWFDTSNPEVLFAREGTTSANNEALPCIDQYNFPNGYGGWGGNCPIQEFVDAFEMKDGTKFDWNNKQESANPYANRDPRLHASVLCNGDEFAGRNLETFLNEGEKGGGKDSKFGNDSWNTSLTGYNMRKFLNPAYVGNSWNMPYRRDWIWLRLGEQYLNLAEALYECNDEDGARNALNVIRKRAGMPDVTDTGTALLERIRNERRVELCFEEHRYFDVRRWKLGDEYLNKTVHGIKIIKKSDGSYTYDPTVVVQERKFIERMYWLPLPQAELDKNPNLIQNPGYSSGDK
- a CDS encoding SusC/RagA family TonB-linked outer membrane protein; this encodes MKKNFYYHLYKSISKGKYVFLTLIIMNASLCVHAQNQIIKLSGSQMTVSSVIKAIQKQTGLSVDYSQNALNTGERVYINSKTVKLSSLLDEMLSPQGLGYEIQDRHVIVTVAKVGNSNTTQPKATGKKKITGHVVDSQGEPIIGASIIERGTSNGTVTDLDGNFSIEVKSNSKIAISYIGYSTREYNAANVSKLSIAMHENDKSLEEVVVVGYGVQKKSSVTGAIVSTAGKELAQIPTTSVSNTLAGRMPGLIAYTRNGEPGYDDAGLLIRGVSTTGDSSPLVVVDGVADRAGGFSRIDPNDIESISVLKDASAAIYGSRAANGVILVTTKRGQSGGKISFHYTGNVGFSTPTILPEMCDSWQYATLRNEIRTTVPGQSGVAEYTDEQIQKYKDGTDPNYPNIDIWKKMIRPALQTQHNFSINGSNKTLSFYASGGYQYQDNYYKNSASNYNQYNLRSNLDITPNKNVKIGINLSARQEDRNSPITGSEDIWRYLIKYDPCVNLVYPGTDYPTINAAQDSFQPLTGVTDIGGYQKNRSTYLNADVTLHLETPYIVKGLSFDAGLYLDRANTFYRNFKKKFYLYGSDGNGNYTPTAYGPTNASLDENMSYNTGITFNARINYKTTIANVHNISAFVAYEQYTYRSDYLQGYRENFVSTQIDQLFAGDKKTQSNTGTANEAARQNYFGRVDYDYNNKYLFEFNWRYDGSENFPKGNRFGFFPGVSLGWRVSEENFWKEHIKAIDYLKIRASWGEMGNDNVDKFQYITAYTFSNPAILNGSAQTGVWLNRTANPNITWEVADTYDVGLEAKFLRDFNFEFDWFYTKRNNILATRNAAIPEYAGLKLPDENIGKCSSRGFEISLGWNKRINSDWSLRASGNFSYAKSRIDFIDEPSTTLAWQRRTGNSIGTDGSMYLMYQADGIFRTKEELAAYPHVSNATVGDLRFRDVNNDKVIDAKDKVRQDKPNIPRMMFGINLGVQYKNWSLQALFQGAAQVWQYTFMEAGIIGNFTKDFFDNRWTANNPNSKYPKVYNRDSTPSGAGDYRNTFWLDNASYLRLKSLDLAYTLPKKMVQKIGVENITLAVTGYNLFTITGLKNNDPEITDNSQGWAAWVTPQSKVINFRLDLTF
- a CDS encoding FecR family protein; amino-acid sequence: MKYNNIYIILRAFIDGVIPQKYKRDVECWMTDNSDREAKDAAFEKIWNETPSDFDNTTMQVLERIHNEIDDVDHTRNLILKIMRYAAVIALPIIIGLGVWKYSGDYYYNQTAMTECYVSNGDIKDITLSDGTHVKLNSGSTLVYPKSFGRKERDVILYGEAFFSVAKDRSHPFIVHNGDMRIKVLGTKFNVKAYPDADNVTTTLVEGRVQLYSDCVRGNSVVMTPNMEAVYNRRTGRISLSDVDTRENCVWTSGDLNFNDADLASIIYLMERHYDVKFIVSPGVNLNIKYSMNFKSYEKLDKVLHILSDVSGNLSYKKEGRTVKLYRKGGAPQ